A window of the Gemmatirosa kalamazoonensis genome harbors these coding sequences:
- a CDS encoding MT-A70 family methyltransferase yields the protein MPVPPAPDPAAELLALGEHRFTTVLADPPWRFANRTGKMAPEHRRLSRYGTMDLDEILALPVARVAQPRAHLYLWVPNALIVEGLAVMRAWGFAYKTNLVWYKTRKDGGPDGRGVGFYFRNVTELLLFGVRGTLRTRDAGRRQTNIIVSQKREHSRKPDEQYEIVERCSGGPYLELFARHHRAGWTQWGNEAPEDSCSARA from the coding sequence ATGCCCGTGCCCCCCGCGCCGGATCCCGCCGCCGAGCTGCTCGCGCTCGGCGAGCACCGCTTCACCACCGTGCTCGCCGATCCGCCGTGGCGCTTCGCGAACCGCACGGGCAAGATGGCGCCCGAGCACCGTCGGCTGTCGCGCTACGGCACCATGGATCTCGACGAGATCCTCGCGCTCCCCGTCGCCCGCGTCGCGCAGCCGCGCGCGCACCTGTACCTGTGGGTGCCCAACGCGCTCATCGTCGAGGGACTCGCGGTGATGCGCGCGTGGGGGTTCGCGTACAAGACGAACCTCGTGTGGTACAAGACGCGGAAGGACGGCGGCCCCGACGGACGCGGCGTGGGGTTCTACTTCCGCAACGTCACCGAGCTGCTGCTGTTCGGGGTGCGGGGCACGCTGCGCACGCGCGACGCGGGACGACGGCAGACGAACATCATCGTCTCGCAGAAGCGCGAGCACTCGCGCAAGCCCGACGAGCAGTACGAGATCGTGGAGCGGTGCAGCGGGGGCCCGTACCTCGAGCTGTTCGCGCGCCACCACCGCGCGGGATGGACGCAGTGGGGCAACGAGGCG
- a CDS encoding S8 family peptidase produces MPRLSAPHALTALTALAAILACADPPSAPGARPTPAPNASTALAPDPTSQPIPDEYLVVLKDDVAPSDVRAIATRLTAAQGATLGFVYEHALRGFSAHMTAAAADAIAHDPIVDFVEQDQEVIASDVQNGATWGLDRIDDRFLPLDALYHYHGNGQGAGVYAYIIDSGIQTAHPDFGGRATAVFDAFGGNGQDCNGHGTHVAGTVGGTTYGVAKQVRLRAVRVLSCTGRGTYAGIVAGINWVTANHQSPAVANMSLGGRFSAAVNRATTNLVKSGVFTAVAAGNDRMNACNVSPASAPGATTVAASDRDDARAAFSNWGPCVHIYAPGAGITSDYPVNGTKVLSGTSMASPHVAGVAALFFSLNPQGTATAARTWILTRAVLNAIQNNIAGTPNKLLFKEGL; encoded by the coding sequence ATGCCTCGCCTCAGCGCCCCTCACGCGCTCACCGCGCTCACCGCGCTCGCCGCCATCCTCGCCTGCGCCGACCCGCCGAGCGCGCCCGGCGCGCGCCCGACACCCGCGCCCAACGCGTCGACCGCGCTGGCGCCGGACCCGACGAGCCAGCCGATTCCCGACGAGTACCTCGTGGTGCTGAAGGACGACGTCGCACCGTCCGACGTGCGCGCGATCGCCACGCGGCTCACCGCCGCGCAGGGCGCGACGCTCGGCTTCGTGTACGAGCACGCGCTGCGCGGCTTCTCCGCGCACATGACCGCCGCCGCGGCGGACGCGATCGCGCACGACCCGATCGTCGACTTCGTGGAGCAGGACCAGGAGGTGATCGCGTCCGACGTGCAGAACGGCGCGACGTGGGGGCTCGACCGCATCGACGACCGGTTCCTGCCGCTCGACGCGCTGTACCACTACCACGGCAACGGCCAGGGCGCGGGCGTGTACGCGTACATCATCGACAGCGGGATCCAGACCGCGCATCCCGACTTCGGCGGACGCGCGACCGCGGTGTTCGACGCGTTCGGCGGCAACGGCCAGGACTGCAACGGCCACGGCACGCACGTCGCCGGGACCGTCGGCGGCACGACCTACGGCGTGGCGAAGCAGGTGCGCCTGCGCGCGGTGCGCGTCCTGAGCTGCACCGGACGCGGCACGTACGCGGGCATCGTCGCCGGCATCAACTGGGTGACGGCGAACCACCAGTCGCCCGCGGTGGCGAACATGTCGCTCGGCGGTCGCTTCTCCGCGGCGGTGAACCGCGCGACGACGAACCTCGTGAAGTCGGGCGTGTTCACCGCGGTCGCGGCCGGCAACGATCGCATGAACGCGTGCAACGTGTCGCCGGCGAGCGCGCCGGGCGCCACGACGGTGGCGGCGTCGGACCGCGACGACGCGCGGGCCGCGTTCTCCAACTGGGGGCCGTGCGTGCACATCTACGCGCCGGGCGCCGGCATCACGTCGGACTATCCGGTCAACGGCACGAAGGTGTTGAGCGGCACGTCGATGGCCTCGCCGCACGTCGCGGGCGTGGCGGCGCTGTTCTTCAGCCTGAACCCGCAGGGGACGGCGACGGCGGCGCGCACGTGGATCCTCACGCGCGCGGTGCTGAACGCGATCCAGAACAACATCGCGGGGACGCCTAACAAGCTGCTGTTCAAGGAAGGGCTCTGA
- a CDS encoding PEP-CTERM sorting domain-containing protein (PEP-CTERM proteins occur, often in large numbers, in the proteomes of bacteria that also encode an exosortase, a predicted intramembrane cysteine proteinase. The presence of a PEP-CTERM domain at a protein's C-terminus predicts cleavage within the sorting domain, followed by covalent anchoring to some some component of the (usually Gram-negative) cell surface. Many PEP-CTERM proteins exhibit an unusual sequence composition that includes large numbers of potential glycosylation sites. Expression of one such protein has been shown restore the ability of a bacterium to form floc, a type of biofilm.) — protein sequence MTRPRLTLGTTLLLAAAAGGASIPRTAHAIVGGGFGVPTNSGKFLYDVCDPLGGTLYSCYRTVIRADPKGDVTHIGMTLDYDFSGPGFVFNAALSGLLGPFAVGGSEPPATPGAGVQPLPIFTSLPDVPGTPNPGWALTVTDDGLAVTMDYRNVSGLPVRPGRETNFFVFVFDLVHPVVIDASRSTVTYSTTLVPGATFAELSFTCESGDPSFPTCGSTVPSAAITLDLAAVPEPRSVLLVASGLLALAGVAVRRRR from the coding sequence ATGACTCGTCCGCGCCTCACGCTCGGCACGACGCTGCTGCTCGCCGCCGCCGCCGGCGGCGCCTCGATCCCACGCACGGCGCACGCGATCGTCGGCGGCGGCTTCGGGGTCCCGACGAACTCGGGGAAGTTCCTCTACGACGTGTGCGACCCGCTCGGCGGCACGCTGTACAGCTGCTACCGCACGGTGATCCGCGCCGACCCGAAGGGCGACGTGACGCACATCGGGATGACGCTGGACTACGACTTCAGCGGACCCGGGTTCGTGTTCAACGCGGCGCTGAGCGGGCTGCTCGGTCCGTTCGCGGTCGGAGGCAGCGAGCCGCCGGCGACGCCGGGCGCGGGCGTGCAGCCGCTGCCGATCTTCACGTCGCTGCCCGACGTGCCGGGGACGCCGAACCCGGGGTGGGCGCTCACCGTGACCGACGACGGGCTCGCGGTGACGATGGACTACCGCAACGTGAGCGGGCTGCCGGTGCGGCCGGGGCGCGAGACGAACTTCTTCGTGTTCGTCTTCGACCTCGTGCATCCGGTGGTGATCGACGCGTCGCGCAGCACGGTGACGTACTCCACGACGCTGGTGCCGGGGGCGACGTTCGCGGAGCTGAGCTTCACGTGCGAGTCGGGCGACCCGTCGTTCCCGACGTGCGGCAGCACGGTGCCGTCGGCCGCGATCACGCTCGATCTCGCGGCGGTGCCGGAGCCGCGGAGCGTGCTGCTGGTCGCGTCGGGACTCCTGGCGCTGGCCGGCGTGGCGGTGCGGCGACGCCGTTAG
- a CDS encoding RNA polymerase sigma factor produces MSLPSMEHLPPDGAIEESARPTWPRLAGPERPAPAADPVADAVADAVADADAARHVRGRPLGELLLLMQSTRAAMREAAWAECYRRYHEVVWTRVFYVIRSISWLPEPREVAADVASDVFVGLPDAARHYREQGRAEWWLKQVAVRTALRRKAALTGRWASDAAGRRSVSLDDAADEVVQELDAVEPEELMELERRLELLRASPEPTKRRWAEFIALYVDGCSFQEIGARLGLSDGTVRNWLCQIRKFLAQPLTAE; encoded by the coding sequence GTGAGCCTCCCATCCATGGAGCACCTGCCGCCCGACGGCGCGATCGAGGAGAGCGCGCGACCGACCTGGCCGCGCCTCGCCGGTCCCGAGCGCCCTGCGCCCGCCGCCGACCCGGTCGCCGACGCGGTCGCCGACGCGGTCGCCGACGCGGACGCCGCGCGCCACGTGCGCGGGCGGCCGCTCGGCGAGCTGCTCCTGCTGATGCAGTCGACGCGCGCGGCGATGCGCGAGGCGGCGTGGGCGGAGTGCTACCGGCGCTATCACGAGGTCGTGTGGACGCGCGTGTTCTACGTCATCCGCTCCATCTCGTGGCTCCCCGAGCCGCGCGAGGTGGCGGCCGACGTGGCGAGCGACGTGTTCGTCGGCCTGCCCGACGCGGCGCGGCACTACCGCGAGCAGGGGCGCGCCGAGTGGTGGCTGAAGCAGGTCGCGGTGCGCACGGCGCTGCGACGCAAGGCCGCGCTCACCGGGCGATGGGCGTCCGACGCCGCCGGCCGCCGCTCCGTGTCGCTCGACGACGCGGCCGACGAGGTCGTGCAGGAGCTGGACGCCGTGGAGCCCGAGGAGCTGATGGAGCTCGAGCGCCGCCTGGAGCTCCTGCGCGCCAGCCCCGAGCCGACGAAGCGCCGGTGGGCGGAGTTCATCGCGCTGTACGTGGACGGCTGCAGCTTCCAGGAGATCGGCGCGCGGCTCGGCCTCTCCGACGGCACCGTCCGCAACTGGCTGTGCCAGATCCGGAAGTTCCTCGCCCAGCCGCTGACCGCGGAGTGA
- a CDS encoding CHAT domain-containing protein, with protein sequence MSALATFVLLGGALSLRAPNVAPDVAQPAPEGAETLAARADSAARRQTEAGLRDAIALWDRAAALYLVAGRRADEGQMLHNVGRTLGNLGRPDSALLYFQRALDARRAAGDRRGEGATLGALGTAYQRLRRADSALSYYRQALVVQRETRDRPAEATTLANVGRLYEGLALPDSALRYYRQALPIQREAGNKQGEGRTLINLGTVYRVLGRLDSAVSYYRRALPIAREARDRPAEGSALANVGAFWADAGRPDSALAYYRAALPITQQVGDRSAEGATLANVGRSFQDLARPDSALSYYRLALALQHDVGDATGEGTTLNNVGAIYADLDQGDSALGYYGRALAVRRAAGDRRGEGRTLTNVGRLYVERRAAEQRDPARGVAYLDSAAAVYAGIRRHAGADANAISFAEDNRELFTVWTMAWLARGAELGAAASARGALAVAERGRAQALLDLRRGARRDDAMPNAGADLVAETDSLVAPLRRAGTAALSYLVTRDTLVRWLVLPDGAVEVSRVAVARDSLEALVARWRDDVEHARRRDPATAARLAGLLLPESLGARLAAGRDLVIVPNGALAVLPFGALPAGDAPLGARWAVHYAPSLATLVPTPRAERDADRPVVRAVSRERTRAPIADALVVGNPTMPPIPGGRLEPLPAAAREARWLGTYLGVQPLTGSAATESAVLARLPGAALVHFATHGYAFTADGRVRDSFVALAPDSANDGLLTVGEVLDDPALTLSADLVVLSACETGLGNLTQAEGTVGLARAFLAKGARSVLVSLWSVSDEATELLMRRFYGHWLGDADGPSKAEALRRAQGDVRRTPGFAHPRYWAAFQLVGGGN encoded by the coding sequence ATGTCAGCCCTCGCGACGTTCGTCCTGCTCGGCGGCGCGCTCTCCCTCCGCGCGCCTAACGTTGCGCCTGACGTCGCGCAGCCCGCGCCCGAGGGCGCGGAGACGCTCGCCGCGCGCGCCGACAGCGCCGCGCGGCGCCAGACCGAAGCCGGGCTGCGCGACGCGATCGCGCTCTGGGACCGCGCGGCGGCGCTGTATCTCGTCGCCGGTCGGCGCGCCGACGAAGGACAGATGCTCCACAACGTGGGGCGCACCCTCGGCAACCTGGGGCGCCCCGACTCCGCGCTGCTCTACTTCCAGCGGGCGCTCGACGCGCGCCGCGCGGCGGGCGACCGGCGCGGCGAGGGCGCGACGTTGGGCGCGCTCGGCACCGCGTACCAGCGCCTCCGCCGCGCCGACTCGGCGCTGAGCTACTACCGGCAGGCGCTCGTCGTCCAGCGCGAGACGCGCGACCGTCCGGCGGAGGCCACGACGCTCGCCAACGTCGGCCGGCTGTACGAAGGGCTCGCGCTCCCCGACTCCGCGCTCCGCTACTACCGGCAGGCGCTCCCGATCCAGCGCGAGGCCGGCAACAAGCAGGGCGAGGGACGCACGCTCATCAACCTCGGCACGGTCTACCGCGTGCTCGGAAGACTCGACTCCGCGGTGAGCTACTACCGCCGCGCGCTTCCCATCGCGCGCGAGGCGCGCGATCGGCCCGCCGAAGGCTCGGCGCTCGCGAACGTCGGCGCGTTCTGGGCCGACGCGGGACGCCCCGACTCGGCGCTCGCGTACTACCGCGCGGCGCTTCCCATCACGCAGCAGGTGGGCGATCGCTCGGCGGAGGGCGCCACGCTCGCGAACGTGGGGCGCTCGTTCCAGGACCTCGCGCGCCCGGACTCCGCGCTGAGCTACTACCGGCTCGCGCTCGCGCTGCAGCACGACGTCGGCGACGCGACGGGCGAGGGAACGACGCTGAACAACGTCGGCGCGATCTACGCGGACCTCGACCAGGGCGACTCGGCGCTGGGCTATTACGGGCGGGCGCTCGCCGTTAGGCGCGCGGCCGGCGACCGGCGCGGCGAGGGGCGCACGCTCACGAACGTCGGTCGGCTGTACGTCGAGCGCCGCGCCGCCGAGCAGCGCGACCCCGCGCGCGGCGTCGCGTACCTCGACTCCGCCGCCGCGGTGTACGCCGGGATCCGCCGCCACGCCGGCGCCGACGCGAACGCCATCAGCTTCGCCGAGGACAACCGCGAGCTGTTCACGGTGTGGACCATGGCGTGGCTCGCGCGCGGTGCCGAGCTGGGAGCCGCGGCGAGCGCGCGCGGCGCGCTGGCCGTCGCCGAGCGCGGGCGGGCGCAGGCGCTGCTCGACCTGCGGCGCGGCGCACGGCGCGACGACGCCATGCCTAACGCCGGCGCCGACCTCGTCGCGGAGACGGACTCGCTCGTCGCGCCCCTGCGCCGCGCGGGCACGGCGGCGCTGAGCTACCTCGTCACCCGCGACACGCTCGTCCGGTGGCTCGTGCTTCCTGACGGCGCGGTGGAGGTGAGCCGCGTGGCGGTCGCGCGCGACTCGCTGGAGGCGCTCGTCGCGCGGTGGCGCGACGACGTGGAGCACGCACGGCGGCGCGACCCGGCCACCGCGGCGCGGCTCGCCGGGCTGCTGCTGCCCGAATCGTTGGGCGCGCGGCTCGCGGCGGGGCGCGATCTCGTGATCGTGCCCAACGGCGCGCTCGCCGTGCTGCCGTTCGGTGCGCTCCCGGCGGGCGACGCACCGTTGGGTGCCCGCTGGGCGGTGCACTACGCGCCCTCGCTCGCGACGCTGGTGCCGACGCCCCGCGCCGAGCGCGACGCGGATCGGCCCGTGGTGCGCGCGGTCTCCCGCGAGCGGACGCGGGCGCCGATCGCCGACGCGCTCGTGGTCGGCAACCCCACCATGCCGCCGATCCCGGGTGGGCGGCTGGAGCCGCTCCCCGCGGCCGCGCGCGAGGCGCGGTGGCTCGGCACGTACCTCGGCGTCCAGCCGCTCACCGGGTCTGCCGCGACCGAGTCCGCGGTGCTCGCCCGGCTGCCGGGCGCGGCGCTCGTCCACTTCGCGACGCACGGGTACGCGTTCACGGCGGACGGGCGCGTCCGCGACTCGTTCGTCGCGCTGGCCCCCGACTCGGCGAACGACGGGCTGCTCACCGTCGGCGAGGTGCTCGACGATCCGGCGCTCACGCTCTCGGCCGACCTGGTCGTGCTGTCGGCCTGCGAGACCGGGCTCGGCAACCTGACGCAGGCCGAGGGGACCGTGGGGCTCGCGCGGGCGTTCCTCGCGAAGGGCGCGCGCAGCGTCCTCGTGAGCCTGTGGAGCGTGTCCGACGAGGCGACCGAGCTCCTCATGCGACGCTTCTACGGCCACTGGCTCGGCGACGCGGACGGGCCGAGCAAGGCGGAGGCGCTGCGTCGGGCGCAGGGGGACGTGCGGCGGACGCCGGGGTTCGCGCACCCCCGCTACTGGGCGGCGTTCCAGCTCGTCGGCGGCGGGAACTGA
- a CDS encoding peptide chain release factor 3, which produces MTAPTELLAPAVLAERVGTEGARRRTFAIISHPDAGKTTLTEKLLLYGGAIHLAGSVKARRAARHATSDWMKLEQERGISVTSSVLQFDYEGFKVNLLDTPGHADFSEDTYRTLIAADSAVMLLDNRRGVEERTRQLFEVCHKRRTPIFTFVNKCDRPGMDPLQLLDDVERDLGISLWPVTWPIFDMDRFVGVYDRLTKHVLLFERGEHHGAEEVATIEGGLDSPEILSHASEGALAHLREELELLDVGLGDFDRDAFVAGQLSPTFFGSALTNFGVEPFLREFVQLAPAPAPRPATDDLVEPNDPRFTGFVFKIQANMDPKHRDRMAFVRVCSGRYAAGMEVKLVRTGKTLRLAAPQSVMARERSAVDEAFPGDVVGIVDKGTLRIGDTLAEERDVVFGDIPRFPPEHFSRVLATDPMRRKQLDTGLKQLSEEGAAQVFFTEPDAKLGSGPSPIVGAVGQLQFDVMLFRLESEYGAPAKLESLGYGHPRWVVGPKADIERVGSGHGRLLVYDVKGNPLILFADRWAMRSTLDRETAIEFRDSAP; this is translated from the coding sequence ATGACCGCACCCACCGAGCTTCTCGCCCCTGCCGTCCTCGCCGAGCGCGTGGGGACCGAAGGCGCCCGTCGCCGCACGTTCGCCATCATCTCGCACCCGGACGCGGGAAAGACGACGCTGACGGAGAAGCTCCTGCTGTACGGCGGCGCCATCCACCTCGCGGGCAGCGTGAAGGCGCGGCGCGCGGCGCGGCACGCGACGTCGGACTGGATGAAGCTCGAGCAGGAGCGCGGCATCTCGGTGACGAGCTCCGTGCTGCAGTTCGACTACGAGGGGTTCAAGGTGAACCTGCTCGACACGCCGGGGCACGCCGACTTCTCCGAGGACACGTACCGCACGCTCATCGCCGCCGACAGCGCGGTGATGCTGCTCGACAACCGGCGCGGCGTCGAGGAGCGCACGCGCCAGCTGTTCGAGGTGTGTCACAAGCGGCGCACGCCGATTTTCACGTTCGTCAACAAGTGCGACCGGCCGGGGATGGATCCGCTGCAGCTCCTCGACGACGTGGAGCGCGACCTCGGGATCTCGTTGTGGCCGGTGACGTGGCCGATCTTCGACATGGACCGCTTCGTCGGCGTGTACGATCGGCTCACGAAGCACGTGCTGCTGTTCGAGCGCGGCGAGCATCATGGCGCGGAGGAGGTCGCGACGATCGAAGGCGGGCTCGACTCGCCGGAGATCCTGTCGCACGCGAGCGAGGGCGCGCTCGCCCACCTGCGCGAGGAGCTCGAGCTCCTCGACGTGGGACTCGGCGACTTCGACCGCGACGCGTTCGTGGCGGGGCAGCTCTCGCCGACGTTCTTCGGCTCCGCGCTCACGAACTTCGGCGTCGAGCCGTTCCTGCGCGAGTTCGTGCAGCTCGCGCCGGCGCCCGCGCCGCGTCCGGCGACCGACGACCTGGTGGAGCCTAACGATCCGCGGTTCACCGGCTTCGTGTTCAAGATCCAGGCGAACATGGACCCGAAGCACCGCGACCGCATGGCGTTCGTGCGCGTGTGCAGCGGGCGCTACGCCGCGGGCATGGAGGTGAAGCTCGTGCGCACGGGGAAGACGCTGCGCCTCGCTGCGCCGCAGAGCGTCATGGCGCGCGAGCGCTCGGCCGTCGACGAGGCGTTCCCGGGCGACGTCGTCGGGATCGTCGACAAGGGCACGCTGCGCATCGGCGACACGCTGGCCGAGGAGCGCGACGTGGTGTTCGGCGACATCCCGCGCTTCCCGCCGGAGCACTTCTCGCGCGTGCTCGCGACCGACCCGATGCGCCGCAAGCAGCTCGACACGGGGCTCAAGCAGCTCTCCGAGGAGGGCGCGGCCCAGGTGTTCTTCACGGAGCCCGACGCGAAGCTCGGCAGCGGTCCGTCGCCGATCGTCGGCGCGGTGGGACAGCTCCAGTTCGACGTGATGCTCTTCCGGCTGGAGAGCGAGTACGGCGCGCCGGCGAAGCTGGAATCGTTAGGCTACGGCCACCCGCGGTGGGTGGTGGGGCCGAAGGCCGACATCGAGCGCGTGGGCTCGGGGCACGGCCGGCTGCTCGTCTACGACGTGAAGGGCAACCCGCTCATCCTGTTCGCGGATCGGTGGGCGATGCGGTCGACGCTGGATCGCGAGACGGCGATCGAGTTCCGCGACAGCGCCCCGTGA
- a CDS encoding PEP-CTERM sorting domain-containing protein (PEP-CTERM proteins occur, often in large numbers, in the proteomes of bacteria that also encode an exosortase, a predicted intramembrane cysteine proteinase. The presence of a PEP-CTERM domain at a protein's C-terminus predicts cleavage within the sorting domain, followed by covalent anchoring to some some component of the (usually Gram-negative) cell surface. Many PEP-CTERM proteins exhibit an unusual sequence composition that includes large numbers of potential glycosylation sites. Expression of one such protein has been shown restore the ability of a bacterium to form floc, a type of biofilm.): MKRSLQLVALMLLSAGAAHAAGRLPPVTTTPEPMTLGLVAGGVAIVGVGAWLRRKR, translated from the coding sequence ATGAAGCGCTCGCTGCAGCTCGTCGCCTTGATGTTGCTGTCCGCAGGTGCCGCCCACGCCGCCGGCCGGCTGCCGCCGGTCACCACCACGCCCGAACCGATGACGCTCGGCCTCGTCGCCGGCGGGGTAGCGATCGTCGGCGTCGGCGCGTGGCTGCGGCGGAAGCGCTGA
- a CDS encoding ABC1 kinase family protein: MTTHNGSNPRGTAPPGTSLVPVRTPERDGMPVLPLAAPATVVHPVMVWWRTVVVAARALPLVLSFVRDHRSRIVRGDRVPRSPAFHARRAARLVETLGRLGPTFVKLAQLLGARADLVPEPYLAALGTLSDQAPLVPLAAVRRTIAREYGTPADEIFEWFDPAPLAAASLGQVHRARWRGHEVAVKVLRPGVERLVAADVRAAERLLALAERWFPNPHLRGVRNAVREFGVRVWEELDFRHEAANAAAMRANFAGRAGVAVPRVEPSLVRRRVLVMEYMPGTRIDRLQHLVASGRLDAEELVRRVIELYMRMMLIDGFFHADPHPGNLYYQEPPEGATGFGTIVVLDFGMVVPVSRELRRRLARAAFAGIRRDADGLVDGFYALGVADPRADRATMRALVDALLDVAYTKGTTARDRIELLADRVMSTLYDFPVTLPGDLVYFARTAALIEGLGARYDTRFNGVTFASPVALRLRREISAALREPGESELAWLGGEFDVVGAVLTSALGGAMGGAVGDVIGEIAGAVYAAGREIVDLIAGIVGPLVAPRRNGDGAER, encoded by the coding sequence GTGACGACGCACAACGGGTCGAATCCACGCGGCACCGCGCCGCCGGGCACTTCCCTGGTGCCGGTCCGCACGCCGGAACGCGACGGGATGCCCGTGCTCCCGCTCGCGGCGCCGGCGACGGTCGTCCATCCGGTCATGGTCTGGTGGCGCACGGTCGTCGTCGCCGCGCGCGCGCTGCCGCTCGTGCTCTCGTTCGTGCGGGACCACCGCAGCCGCATCGTGCGCGGCGATCGGGTGCCGCGCAGCCCCGCGTTCCACGCGCGGCGCGCGGCGCGCCTCGTGGAGACGTTAGGCCGGCTCGGACCGACGTTCGTGAAGCTCGCGCAGCTGCTCGGCGCGCGCGCGGACCTCGTGCCGGAGCCGTACCTCGCGGCGCTCGGCACGCTCTCCGACCAGGCCCCGCTCGTGCCGCTCGCCGCCGTGCGGCGCACGATCGCGCGCGAGTACGGCACCCCCGCGGACGAGATCTTCGAGTGGTTCGATCCGGCGCCGCTCGCCGCCGCGTCGCTCGGCCAGGTGCACCGTGCGCGCTGGCGCGGCCACGAGGTCGCGGTGAAGGTGCTGCGCCCCGGCGTCGAGCGCCTCGTCGCCGCCGACGTGCGGGCGGCGGAGCGGCTGCTCGCGCTCGCCGAGCGGTGGTTCCCGAACCCGCATCTGCGCGGCGTGCGCAACGCGGTGCGCGAGTTCGGCGTGCGCGTGTGGGAGGAGCTCGACTTCCGCCACGAGGCCGCGAACGCCGCCGCGATGCGCGCGAACTTCGCCGGCCGCGCGGGCGTCGCCGTGCCCCGCGTCGAGCCCTCGCTCGTGCGACGTCGCGTGCTCGTCATGGAGTACATGCCCGGCACGCGCATCGATCGGCTGCAGCATCTCGTCGCGTCGGGACGGCTCGACGCCGAGGAGCTCGTTAGGCGCGTGATCGAGCTGTACATGCGCATGATGCTGATCGACGGCTTCTTCCACGCCGATCCGCACCCGGGGAACCTGTACTACCAGGAGCCGCCGGAGGGGGCGACGGGGTTCGGGACGATCGTCGTCCTCGACTTCGGCATGGTGGTGCCGGTGTCGCGCGAGCTGCGCCGCCGCCTCGCGCGCGCCGCGTTCGCCGGCATCCGGCGCGACGCCGACGGACTGGTCGACGGGTTCTACGCGCTCGGCGTCGCCGACCCGCGCGCCGACCGGGCGACGATGCGCGCGCTCGTCGACGCGCTGCTCGACGTCGCGTACACGAAGGGGACGACCGCGCGCGACCGGATCGAGCTGCTCGCCGACCGCGTCATGTCGACGCTCTACGACTTCCCCGTCACGCTGCCGGGTGACCTCGTGTACTTCGCGCGCACGGCCGCGCTGATCGAGGGACTCGGCGCGCGCTACGACACGCGGTTCAACGGCGTCACGTTCGCATCGCCCGTCGCGCTCCGGCTGCGGCGCGAGATCAGCGCCGCGCTGCGCGAGCCGGGCGAATCGGAGCTGGCGTGGCTCGGCGGCGAGTTCGACGTCGTGGGCGCGGTGCTCACCTCGGCGCTCGGCGGCGCGATGGGGGGCGCCGTCGGGGACGTGATCGGCGAGATCGCGGGCGCGGTGTACGCGGCGGGGCGGGAGATCGTCGACCTCATCGCCGGGATCGTGGGGCCGCTCGTCGCGCCGCGGCGGAACGGCGATGGGGCGGAGCGGTGA